The Corynebacterium qintianiae genome has a window encoding:
- a CDS encoding polyprenyl synthetase family protein: protein MTHGIQPAPRHDFSMDLGDAELTARVAEGMGRVEDLLMGRLSVGEDFIVEKVTHLAKAGGKRFRPLVALLCSEFGPEPGSENTVKGAVIAEMVHLATLYHDDVMDEAEMRRGVDSANARWNNTVAILAGDILFAHASEMMSEINTETVKHFADAFGQLVTGQMRESVGARGEDPVDHYLKVIREKTAVLIASAAHLGSMHSGAEPEVVERCTVIGEAIGMIFQIVDDIIDIFSDSEQSGKTPGTDLREGVFTLPVLYALRDESPAGEQLRGMLTGPLERDEDVAYAIELIGQTKGREQALEVVRSYIAVVDEQLDQLPDSPANYALRHLSDHTVDRVG, encoded by the coding sequence ATGACCCACGGGATCCAACCGGCACCCCGCCACGACTTTTCCATGGACCTCGGAGACGCGGAACTCACGGCGCGCGTAGCCGAGGGCATGGGCCGGGTGGAAGACCTGCTGATGGGGCGGTTGTCAGTGGGCGAGGACTTCATCGTGGAGAAGGTCACGCACCTGGCCAAGGCCGGCGGGAAGCGGTTCCGTCCCCTGGTCGCGCTGCTCTGCAGCGAGTTCGGGCCCGAACCCGGCAGCGAGAACACCGTTAAGGGAGCCGTGATCGCCGAGATGGTTCACCTGGCCACGCTCTACCACGACGACGTGATGGACGAGGCCGAGATGCGCCGGGGCGTCGATTCCGCCAACGCGCGGTGGAACAACACTGTGGCGATTTTGGCCGGTGACATCCTGTTTGCTCACGCGTCCGAGATGATGAGCGAAATCAACACCGAGACTGTCAAGCACTTCGCTGACGCCTTCGGCCAGCTCGTCACCGGGCAGATGCGTGAATCGGTAGGTGCGCGGGGTGAAGACCCCGTCGACCACTACCTCAAAGTGATCCGGGAGAAGACGGCGGTGCTTATTGCGTCGGCCGCGCACCTGGGGTCGATGCACTCGGGTGCTGAACCGGAGGTGGTCGAGCGCTGCACCGTCATTGGCGAGGCGATCGGCATGATCTTCCAGATCGTTGACGACATCATCGACATCTTCTCGGACTCCGAGCAGTCCGGCAAGACCCCGGGCACCGACCTGCGCGAGGGCGTGTTCACTCTGCCGGTGCTCTACGCACTGCGGGACGAGTCCCCCGCCGGCGAGCAGTTGCGGGGTATGCTCACCGGCCCGCTGGAGCGCGACGAGGACGTCGCCTACGCCATCGAGCTCATCGGCCAGACGAAGGGCCGAGAGCAGGCGCTCGAGGTCGTGCGTTCCTACATAGCGGTCGTGGATGAGCAGCTGGATCAGCTGCCGGATTCCCCCGCAAACTACGCGCTGCGCCACTTGTCCGACCACACCGTCGACCGCGTCGGGTAA
- a CDS encoding glycosyltransferase family 4 protein encodes MRVGIVAESFLPNVNGVTNSVLRVLEYLKEEGHEAIVIAPGARDFQEEVPDYLGFTIVRVPTMMIPLVDSLPIGVPTTTITSALAEFEPDVIHLASPFVLGGAGMFAALQLGVPAVGLYQTDVAGFATQYHASVLANVAWDWTRNIHNNCELTLAPSSEAIRELESHGIGSVHHWGRGVDTTLFHPLKRSDTLRRQWDPTGRKKIVGFVGRLASEKGVHRLAPLVTEPNVQLVIVGDGPERKCLENTLPNAVFTGALSGEDLARAYASLDLFVHTGEFETFCQAIQEAQASGVPTIGPRAGGPIDLIVEGYNGLLLNVDTFERDVVDAVRYLLDDARHGQLQTNARLSVADKTWHALCEQLMGYYRQAIEGYNRDHITLFGRSITLPRWVQRARSKRSSKSA; translated from the coding sequence ATGCGTGTAGGTATCGTCGCAGAGTCGTTTCTCCCCAACGTCAACGGGGTGACCAACTCCGTCCTCCGGGTGCTCGAATACCTCAAGGAGGAGGGGCACGAGGCGATCGTCATCGCCCCCGGTGCGCGCGACTTCCAGGAGGAGGTGCCCGACTACCTCGGCTTCACCATCGTCCGCGTGCCCACGATGATGATTCCGCTGGTGGATTCTCTGCCCATCGGCGTGCCAACAACGACGATCACATCGGCGCTCGCGGAGTTCGAGCCGGATGTCATCCACCTCGCCAGCCCGTTCGTCCTCGGCGGCGCCGGGATGTTCGCGGCACTCCAGCTCGGCGTCCCAGCGGTCGGTCTGTACCAGACGGACGTCGCGGGATTTGCCACCCAGTACCACGCCTCCGTGCTTGCCAACGTGGCCTGGGACTGGACCCGAAACATCCACAACAACTGCGAGCTCACCCTCGCGCCGTCATCCGAGGCGATCCGCGAGCTTGAGAGCCACGGAATCGGGAGCGTGCACCACTGGGGCCGGGGTGTGGACACCACTCTGTTCCACCCGCTGAAGCGCTCGGACACATTGCGCCGACAGTGGGACCCGACGGGTCGCAAAAAAATTGTCGGCTTTGTCGGCCGCCTCGCCTCGGAGAAGGGCGTGCACCGGCTCGCACCCCTGGTGACGGAGCCGAACGTGCAGCTCGTGATCGTGGGCGACGGCCCTGAGCGCAAGTGCCTGGAGAACACCCTTCCGAACGCCGTGTTCACCGGTGCTCTGTCCGGCGAGGACCTGGCCCGCGCCTACGCCAGCCTCGACCTCTTCGTGCACACCGGTGAATTCGAGACCTTCTGCCAGGCCATCCAGGAGGCGCAGGCATCGGGTGTGCCCACCATCGGCCCCCGCGCGGGTGGGCCGATCGACCTCATCGTCGAGGGGTACAACGGGCTGCTACTCAACGTGGACACGTTCGAGCGCGACGTTGTCGACGCCGTGCGCTACCTGCTCGACGATGCACGCCACGGGCAGCTGCAGACCAACGCGCGCCTGTCCGTGGCGGACAAGACCTGGCATGCGCTCTGCGAACAGCTCATGGGGTACTACCGCCAGGCGATCGAGGGGTACAACCGCGACCACATCACCCTCTTCGGTCGCTCCATCACCCTTCCCCGGTGGGTGCAGCGGGCCCGCAGCAAGCGCAGCTCGAAGTCTGCGTAG
- the nusG gene encoding transcription termination/antitermination protein NusG has product MAEDTTGKVEHNEQETIDEGAPVSPETDPEPKENDETGEEGETESEADEESDRQTADAEGAEIDLAAAAEQALSGEAGESEDSGDAEYRRRLREYTKELKKLPGDWYIIQSYSGYENKVKTNLDMRIQTLEVEDSIYDVVVPIEQAIELKDGKRKMVKRKLLPGYVLVRMDMNDAAWSVVRETPGVTSFVGNEGNATPVKHRDVAKFLMPKEPAVVGDSAQKSVANAEGETVIAMPEQEAAPKLAHDYQVGEAVTILTGALATVSATISEIDPETGKIQALVSIFGRETPVELTADQIERIM; this is encoded by the coding sequence ATGGCTGAAGACACCACCGGCAAGGTTGAGCACAACGAGCAGGAAACGATCGACGAGGGCGCCCCCGTCAGCCCCGAGACGGATCCGGAGCCCAAGGAGAACGACGAGACCGGCGAGGAAGGTGAGACCGAGTCCGAGGCCGACGAGGAGTCCGACAGACAGACTGCCGACGCCGAGGGTGCCGAGATCGATCTCGCCGCCGCCGCCGAGCAGGCGCTCTCCGGTGAGGCAGGGGAGTCCGAGGACTCCGGCGACGCCGAGTACCGCCGCCGACTGCGCGAGTACACCAAGGAGTTGAAGAAGCTCCCCGGCGACTGGTACATCATCCAGTCCTACTCGGGTTACGAGAACAAGGTGAAGACCAACCTCGACATGCGCATCCAGACGCTCGAGGTGGAGGACTCCATTTACGATGTCGTGGTGCCCATCGAGCAGGCCATCGAGCTCAAGGACGGCAAGCGCAAGATGGTCAAGCGCAAGTTGCTCCCGGGTTACGTCCTCGTCCGCATGGATATGAACGACGCCGCGTGGTCCGTCGTCCGCGAGACCCCGGGCGTGACGTCGTTCGTGGGCAACGAGGGCAACGCGACGCCGGTCAAGCACCGCGACGTGGCCAAGTTCCTCATGCCGAAGGAGCCCGCCGTCGTGGGCGACTCGGCCCAGAAATCGGTGGCCAACGCCGAGGGGGAGACTGTTATCGCGATGCCTGAGCAGGAAGCCGCCCCGAAGCTGGCGCACGACTACCAGGTCGGCGAGGCTGTCACCATCCTCACGGGTGCCCTGGCAACCGTTTCCGCGACGATTTCGGAGATCGACCCGGAAACCGGGAAGATTCAGGCGCTCGTGTCCATCTTCGGCCGCGAGACCCCAGTCGAGCTCACCGCTGACCAGATCGAGCGGATCATGTAA
- the rplK gene encoding 50S ribosomal protein L11, with translation MAKKKVTGLIKLQIQAGMANPAPPVGPALGAHGVNIVEFTKAYNAATESMRGDIIPVEITVYEDRSFTFILKSPPAAKLLLKAAGLQKGSGVPHTQKVGSVTWDQCKEIAETKKADLNARDIEAGAAIIAGTARSMGITVEK, from the coding sequence ATGGCAAAGAAGAAGGTCACAGGCCTGATCAAGCTGCAGATCCAGGCTGGCATGGCTAACCCGGCACCGCCGGTCGGCCCGGCGCTCGGTGCGCACGGCGTCAACATCGTCGAGTTCACCAAGGCATACAACGCCGCTACCGAGTCTATGCGCGGCGACATCATCCCGGTCGAGATCACCGTCTACGAAGACCGCTCGTTCACCTTCATCCTGAAGTCCCCGCCGGCAGCAAAGCTGCTGCTCAAGGCCGCTGGCCTGCAGAAGGGCTCCGGCGTCCCGCACACCCAGAAGGTCGGTTCCGTGACCTGGGATCAGTGCAAGGAAATCGCCGAGACCAAGAAGGCCGACCTCAACGCCCGCGACATCGAGGCAGGCGCCGCGATCATCGCAGGCACCGCCCGCTCCATGGGCATCACCGTGGAGAAGTAA
- the secE gene encoding preprotein translocase subunit SecE, protein MTNPQGQNPVQPTGKRQLRGVSSVPAVSSDSNEKSRTPVKAETATDDSPSGGPGAFPGEVVSEMRKVIWPTGRQMLNYTLIVFAFLIILTALVWGVDWVARWAVEQVLVR, encoded by the coding sequence GTGACGAACCCGCAAGGTCAGAACCCGGTGCAGCCGACCGGCAAGCGTCAGCTGCGCGGGGTTTCCTCTGTTCCCGCTGTTTCTTCGGATTCCAACGAGAAGTCGCGGACCCCGGTCAAGGCCGAGACCGCCACGGACGATAGCCCGAGCGGCGGCCCCGGCGCGTTCCCGGGTGAAGTCGTCTCCGAGATGCGCAAGGTCATCTGGCCCACCGGCCGCCAGATGCTCAACTACACGCTGATCGTTTTCGCGTTCCTTATCATCCTCACCGCCCTCGTGTGGGGTGTGGACTGGGTCGCACGCTGGGCGGTTGAGCAAGTGCTCGTCCGTTAG
- a CDS encoding DUF3592 domain-containing protein has protein sequence MLGVAAMVAGPAINDARIMSSPGRGMATVTEVGPLRTSIEFQDEQGRYHSPRSGLLYPSGLGEGQRVWVTFATFDPELVKVEGRGWTLSIIPAVSVAAASTLVATAAYAGVNAAFRRREARVAP, from the coding sequence ATGCTCGGTGTGGCGGCGATGGTGGCGGGGCCCGCGATCAACGACGCCCGGATCATGTCATCTCCCGGCCGCGGCATGGCCACCGTCACCGAGGTCGGTCCGCTGCGCACGTCCATCGAGTTCCAGGACGAGCAGGGCCGCTACCACTCGCCCCGCTCCGGGCTTCTCTACCCCTCCGGACTCGGGGAGGGGCAGCGGGTGTGGGTCACTTTCGCCACGTTCGATCCCGAGCTGGTCAAGGTGGAGGGCCGGGGTTGGACTCTGTCGATCATCCCGGCCGTATCGGTGGCCGCGGCGTCGACGCTGGTGGCGACCGCGGCGTACGCGGGGGTGAACGCTGCGTTTAGGCGTCGAGAAGCTCGCGTCGCCCCGTAA
- the menD gene encoding 2-succinyl-5-enolpyruvyl-6-hydroxy-3-cyclohexene-1-carboxylic-acid synthase codes for MELAAYVVDRLAENVTDVVLSPGSRNSPLAYALLARGDIRVHVRIDERSAAFTALGIARVQRRHVGVVMTSGTAVANAYPAVIEARMSHTPLAVISADRPERMLGTGASQTIWQQGIFGRYAETQQVTETGDAITFAADVVHINVALDTPLVPGNLPAPHGEPRRVGPGRFDGARWVDHGEVDIDLDKDTLVISGDEAWEVPGLEHVPTIAEPTAPAPFHQVHPLAARFFAQASVSVSHDGGDFAASTKPDQVIVVGHPTLHRDVMALLADPDIRVIGLSRTETFTGKPQLRGSRVRATGQPSDTWLKICEAAGEVGAQTVRDALAEEMFGFTGLHVAAAVGDTLGVGDTLVLGASNPVRDASLVGLPFDGVATVSARGAAGIDGTVSQAVGVALATQALHPDEIRAPRTVALMGDLTFLHDVGGLLIGPGQRRPSNLTVVVANDNGGGIFESLEVGAPAVRGAFEEAFGTPHGVEIEALAEAYGVRYLRAESLSELSGALVDTREAPAPITLIEARTTRTTRRDLAERLRA; via the coding sequence ATGGAACTGGCCGCATACGTGGTCGATCGCCTCGCCGAGAACGTCACTGACGTGGTGTTAAGCCCGGGTTCGCGGAACTCGCCGCTGGCGTACGCGTTGCTCGCCCGCGGGGACATTCGCGTGCATGTGCGTATCGACGAACGCAGCGCCGCGTTCACCGCACTCGGTATCGCACGGGTGCAGCGCCGCCACGTCGGTGTCGTGATGACCTCGGGGACCGCCGTCGCCAACGCGTACCCCGCCGTCATTGAGGCGCGAATGTCCCACACCCCGCTCGCGGTGATCAGCGCGGACCGCCCGGAGCGGATGCTGGGCACGGGCGCCTCGCAGACCATCTGGCAGCAGGGGATTTTCGGTCGCTACGCCGAAACTCAGCAGGTCACCGAGACCGGCGACGCCATCACCTTCGCCGCCGACGTGGTTCACATCAACGTCGCCCTCGACACCCCTTTGGTGCCCGGCAACCTCCCGGCCCCGCACGGTGAGCCGCGCCGCGTGGGCCCGGGCCGCTTCGACGGCGCGCGCTGGGTCGATCACGGTGAGGTAGACATCGACCTGGACAAGGACACCCTCGTTATCTCCGGCGACGAGGCGTGGGAGGTTCCGGGACTCGAGCACGTGCCGACGATCGCGGAGCCGACAGCTCCAGCCCCCTTCCACCAGGTCCACCCGCTGGCGGCGCGTTTCTTCGCACAGGCATCGGTGTCGGTCAGCCACGACGGCGGCGATTTCGCCGCCTCGACCAAGCCGGATCAGGTGATCGTGGTCGGGCACCCGACGCTGCACCGCGATGTGATGGCGCTGCTCGCCGACCCGGATATCCGGGTGATCGGGCTCTCGCGTACCGAGACGTTCACGGGCAAGCCGCAGCTGCGCGGCTCGCGGGTGAGGGCCACCGGCCAGCCGAGCGACACGTGGTTGAAGATCTGCGAGGCCGCCGGTGAGGTAGGAGCGCAGACGGTGCGCGACGCACTCGCCGAGGAGATGTTCGGCTTTACCGGCCTGCACGTCGCGGCCGCGGTCGGCGACACTCTCGGGGTGGGAGACACGTTGGTGCTCGGCGCGTCCAACCCGGTGCGCGACGCCAGCCTGGTCGGCCTGCCGTTCGACGGCGTGGCCACGGTCTCCGCGCGGGGGGCCGCCGGTATCGACGGCACCGTCTCCCAGGCGGTGGGCGTCGCGCTGGCCACCCAAGCGTTGCACCCGGATGAGATCCGCGCGCCGCGCACCGTGGCGCTGATGGGCGACCTGACATTTCTCCACGATGTCGGCGGCCTTCTCATCGGTCCGGGCCAGCGCCGTCCGAGCAACCTCACCGTCGTCGTAGCCAACGACAACGGTGGCGGCATCTTCGAGTCCCTCGAGGTCGGCGCACCCGCGGTCCGGGGCGCGTTCGAGGAGGCGTTCGGCACGCCGCACGGCGTCGAGATCGAGGCCCTCGCCGAAGCTTACGGGGTGCGCTACCTGCGCGCGGAGAGCCTGAGCGAGCTGAGCGGCGCCCTCGTGGACACGCGCGAGGCTCCCGCGCCGATCACGCTCATTGAGGCGCGCACGACTCGGACAACCAGGCGAGATCTGGCGGAGCGGCTGCGCGCGTGA
- a CDS encoding geranylgeranyl reductase family protein: MTSSSNEFECVVVGAGPAGSAAAIAAARAGLSTALIDAAAAGRDKTCGDGLTPRAVHSLRELDLPVPGYRNRGLKLHGFGGHVTAAWPEGPFGTEGSASPRAHFDACLVNAARTSGVEVRHECPATGVHITGGAITGIETPSGTLHPKWVIVADGVRSPLGKRLGRVWHRGEVYGVAARSYCASPLSGEPWMHSHVELRDADGSIQPGYGWIFPLGDGHVNLGCGALSTDTRPAKVNTKKLLSIYASQQRSAWGLGPEKNVTGALLPMGGAVSNVAGRNWAIIGDAAACVNPLNGEGIDYGLETARMAIDLITGSPVGIDLTLAWPAELRRAYGNAFTLARTAARLLTYPQFLPAAGPVALRGPVGKRIMPAAARLMGNLVTDDDRDLISWAWRKAGQLAPKRDPLWSAT; this comes from the coding sequence GTGACTAGCAGCAGCAACGAGTTCGAGTGCGTCGTCGTGGGGGCGGGCCCCGCGGGGTCTGCTGCCGCGATCGCCGCGGCCCGCGCGGGTCTGAGCACCGCGCTTATCGACGCCGCTGCGGCCGGCCGCGACAAAACCTGCGGTGACGGCCTCACCCCGCGTGCCGTGCACTCGCTTCGCGAGCTGGATCTTCCCGTCCCCGGTTACCGCAACCGCGGCCTCAAGCTCCACGGTTTCGGCGGGCATGTCACAGCGGCCTGGCCCGAGGGCCCATTCGGCACCGAGGGCTCGGCCAGCCCCCGCGCGCATTTCGACGCCTGCCTCGTCAACGCCGCCCGCACAAGCGGAGTCGAGGTACGCCACGAATGCCCCGCCACCGGCGTGCACATCACGGGCGGCGCGATCACCGGCATCGAGACCCCGTCGGGCACATTGCACCCGAAGTGGGTCATCGTGGCTGATGGGGTGCGCTCCCCCCTCGGCAAGCGGCTCGGCCGCGTCTGGCACCGCGGCGAAGTGTACGGCGTTGCGGCCCGCTCCTACTGCGCGTCGCCGCTGTCCGGCGAACCGTGGATGCACTCGCACGTGGAGCTGCGCGACGCGGACGGCTCCATCCAGCCAGGTTACGGCTGGATTTTTCCGCTGGGCGACGGACACGTCAACCTCGGCTGCGGAGCACTGTCCACCGATACGCGCCCCGCGAAGGTGAATACGAAGAAACTACTGTCCATTTACGCCTCCCAGCAGCGCTCAGCCTGGGGCCTGGGGCCGGAGAAGAATGTGACCGGTGCGCTGCTGCCGATGGGCGGCGCGGTGTCCAACGTGGCGGGGCGCAACTGGGCAATCATCGGCGACGCCGCAGCGTGCGTCAATCCGCTCAACGGCGAGGGCATCGACTACGGCTTGGAGACGGCGCGGATGGCCATCGATCTCATCACCGGCTCCCCCGTCGGGATCGACCTCACGCTGGCCTGGCCGGCGGAGCTGCGCCGCGCGTACGGTAACGCCTTCACGCTGGCCCGAACGGCTGCGCGCCTGCTGACGTACCCGCAGTTTCTGCCGGCGGCGGGGCCGGTGGCGTTGCGGGGGCCCGTCGGCAAGCGCATCATGCCCGCGGCCGCCCGGTTGATGGGCAATCTGGTCACGGACGATGACCGTGACCTGATCTCGTGGGCGTGGCGCAAGGCCGGCCAGCTCGCCCCGAAGCGCGACCCGCTGTGGAGCGCGACTTAG
- the rplA gene encoding 50S ribosomal protein L1 has product MAKKSKRYNELSAKVDRDNLYHPFDAVTLAKETSSDKYDATIDVAMRLSVDPRKADQLVRGTVSLPNGTGKTVRVAVFAEGENATKAQEAGADIVGTDELIEQINAGQLDFDVAIATPDQMAKVGRVARVLGPRGLMPNPKTGTVTPDVAKAIADVKGGKIAFRVDKASNLHALIGKASFTAEQLAENYGALLDEVLRLKPSSAKGIYLKKITVSATQGPGVPVDPSVQKNYATKA; this is encoded by the coding sequence ATGGCTAAAAAGTCCAAGCGCTACAACGAGCTGTCCGCCAAGGTGGACCGCGACAACCTGTACCACCCGTTCGACGCCGTCACTCTTGCGAAGGAGACCTCCTCCGACAAGTACGACGCCACCATCGATGTCGCAATGCGCCTGTCAGTCGACCCGCGTAAGGCCGACCAGCTCGTGCGCGGCACCGTGTCGCTTCCCAACGGCACCGGCAAGACCGTCCGGGTCGCCGTCTTCGCCGAGGGCGAGAACGCCACCAAGGCGCAGGAGGCTGGCGCGGACATCGTCGGCACCGACGAGCTCATCGAGCAGATCAATGCCGGCCAGCTCGACTTCGATGTCGCGATCGCCACCCCGGACCAGATGGCCAAGGTCGGCCGCGTGGCTCGCGTGCTCGGCCCCCGCGGTCTGATGCCGAACCCGAAGACCGGCACCGTCACCCCGGACGTCGCCAAGGCGATTGCCGACGTCAAGGGCGGCAAGATCGCCTTCCGCGTGGACAAGGCTTCCAACCTCCACGCCCTGATCGGCAAGGCATCCTTCACTGCTGAACAGCTGGCAGAGAACTACGGTGCTCTGCTGGACGAGGTTCTGCGCCTCAAGCCGTCCTCGGCCAAGGGCATCTACTTGAAGAAGATCACGGTGTCCGCTACCCAGGGACCGGGCGTTCCGGTCGACCCGTCGGTACAGAAGAACTACGCCACGAAGGCGTAA
- a CDS encoding demethylmenaquinone methyltransferase — MAKADLDKKPFDVAGMFDDVGKNYDITNTVLSFGLDRYWRRRTRGRLDLKPGEMVLDLAAGTAVSTVELGKSGAWVVACDFSQGMLAAGKDRDVPKVVGDAMHLPFADNTFDAVTISYGLRNVHDFRAGLREMARVTKPGGRLAVNEFSTPVVPGFRELYKNYLPLALPALARLFSSNPDAYEYLAESIRAWPDQAELAREINCNGWENAGWQDLSGGIVALHSAVKAV; from the coding sequence ATGGCCAAGGCAGATCTGGACAAGAAGCCCTTCGATGTAGCGGGCATGTTCGATGACGTGGGCAAGAATTACGACATCACCAACACCGTGCTCTCCTTCGGCCTGGACCGGTACTGGCGCCGCCGCACCCGCGGGCGCCTCGACCTCAAACCCGGCGAGATGGTTCTCGACCTCGCCGCCGGCACTGCCGTCTCCACCGTTGAGCTAGGCAAGTCCGGGGCGTGGGTCGTGGCCTGCGACTTCTCGCAGGGCATGCTCGCGGCGGGCAAGGACCGCGACGTGCCCAAGGTCGTGGGTGACGCGATGCACCTGCCGTTCGCGGATAACACTTTCGACGCCGTGACCATCTCCTACGGGCTGCGCAACGTGCACGATTTCCGCGCCGGGCTGCGCGAGATGGCGCGCGTGACCAAGCCGGGTGGGCGCCTCGCCGTCAACGAGTTCTCCACCCCGGTCGTGCCGGGCTTCCGGGAGTTGTACAAGAACTACCTGCCGCTCGCCCTGCCGGCACTGGCGAGGTTGTTCTCCTCGAACCCGGACGCATACGAATACCTCGCCGAATCCATCCGGGCGTGGCCCGACCAGGCCGAGCTCGCCCGCGAAATCAACTGCAACGGCTGGGAGAACGCGGGCTGGCAGGACCTTTCCGGCGGGATCGTCGCGCTGCACAGCGCGGTTAAGGCCGTCTAA